In a single window of the Halobacteriovorax sp. HLS genome:
- a CDS encoding sterol desaturase family protein: MEIFILIENNKYIFLAVISIILATLEYFKSIKTNRTFSFRYFQDLFFWFLIIDNIILPSSEDKIEPILTTFFEQANISYLRELFNIRDFNLYLQFFIVFITFELINYLFHRFIKHNRFTWQLHKVHHSSKHLNQFSDARNHPLFIFIEGLLINLPIMSILSPTWEPLVIYGVIRTFWGPLIHMNCDIK; the protein is encoded by the coding sequence ATGGAAATATTTATTTTGATTGAAAATAATAAATATATTTTTCTAGCCGTTATCTCAATTATCTTGGCCACCTTAGAATACTTTAAGTCTATAAAAACAAATAGAACATTTAGCTTTCGATATTTTCAAGACTTATTCTTTTGGTTTCTTATTATAGATAATATCATACTACCTAGTTCTGAAGATAAAATTGAGCCAATTTTGACCACTTTTTTTGAACAGGCCAATATTTCTTATCTTAGAGAGCTTTTTAATATTCGAGATTTTAACCTCTACTTGCAGTTCTTTATCGTTTTTATAACTTTTGAACTTATTAACTACTTATTTCATCGTTTCATAAAGCATAACAGGTTTACTTGGCAACTTCACAAGGTACACCATAGCTCCAAACACTTAAACCAATTTAGCGATGCAAGAAATCATCCTCTTTTCATTTTTATCGAAGGTCTTCTTATAAACTTACCAATTATGAGTATTTTATCTCCAACGTGGGAACCTCTAGTTATTTACGGTGTCATTAGAACATTCTGGGGGCCATTAATTCACATGAATTGCGATATAAAATAG
- a CDS encoding cupin-like domain-containing protein produces the protein MTPPISIFEYIIYYSLWIIEQLVSYIFNIPKRYSLKVRFSQSLLKKLEKNDDTIIKKVDTYKMGELSDADFIKNYVLPGKPVVIKSVAKNWPCCKEWSLDFFRQNYGEENLPFLDSNSDDYIYKEAPLKQICEDIEAGSTKYAKFSGLILKYPKLLDYFDKTFMKSTLAVRHLESSVQLFIGGKKSSTNIHTAISNVSFIQVHGNKKWLTLPKDWTPILNPIIDTQPQFMADPIFNNLDENSRKGIIAKLPFIKVELEAGDFFFNPAYT, from the coding sequence TTGACTCCACCCATCTCAATTTTTGAATATATAATCTACTACTCTCTTTGGATAATAGAGCAACTTGTCTCATATATTTTCAACATTCCCAAAAGATATTCATTAAAAGTACGCTTCTCTCAATCACTATTGAAAAAACTTGAAAAAAATGATGATACTATTATTAAAAAAGTCGATACCTATAAGATGGGAGAACTGTCTGACGCAGATTTCATTAAAAACTATGTTTTACCAGGAAAACCTGTTGTTATAAAATCTGTGGCAAAGAACTGGCCATGTTGTAAAGAATGGTCTCTTGATTTTTTCAGACAAAACTATGGTGAAGAAAATCTCCCCTTTCTAGACTCTAACTCAGATGATTATATATACAAAGAAGCTCCTTTAAAGCAAATCTGTGAAGATATTGAAGCCGGGTCAACTAAGTATGCAAAATTTTCGGGACTAATACTAAAATACCCAAAGCTTCTTGATTACTTTGACAAAACCTTTATGAAATCTACACTTGCTGTGAGACATCTTGAAAGTTCTGTTCAACTATTTATTGGTGGAAAGAAAAGTTCTACAAATATTCATACCGCAATTTCAAATGTTTCCTTTATTCAAGTCCATGGCAACAAGAAATGGCTTACTTTACCAAAAGACTGGACCCCTATTCTTAATCCTATAATAGACACACAGCCTCAGTTTATGGCAGATCCAATATTTAATAATCTAGATGAAAACTCACGAAAAGGAATTATTGCAAAACTTCCATTTATAAAAGTCGAACTTGAAGCTGGAGACTTCTTTTTTAACCCTGCTTACACTTGA